In the Balaenoptera musculus isolate JJ_BM4_2016_0621 chromosome 2, mBalMus1.pri.v3, whole genome shotgun sequence genome, CCGATCCTCATCTACTAGACACAGAGTTGCCTTCTGATGACCATCAAAGACAGAGGTCCCCTCACCTGCTCCATTTCCTCATGTGCGTCCTTCACAAGATCCACACTCTTTGTCAGCACTGAAAGGGCTGCAGCTTTGTTATCTATGAGTGAAGAATTGGAAGTACTACAATTAGAGGAGAAACTCAACAATTCTCTTAAGTCTGAAAAAAGCAACAATGTTCCCATTTGAAGGGAGTGCCAAGGACAGTCAACAAGGGCAGGAGTTTAATGTAAAATTCTTCTCACATACATCCTCTGGGTACCCAGATGGGGACTGAAAAGCTTTTTGTCATTCaccacaggaagaaataaaatggtcATATGATGTTTCTCATCATGGTCCTCTTGGATGACCACAGCTTTTGGCCCAGCAGGCTCTACCTCATAATTGCTTCAGTGTCCTCAAAATACTGCCCCTGGGGCAGGACCAGAAGAGAAAACCGCATCTTTCAACAAGAGACAGAGCCACAGCCAGAGAGTGTTTGAATTTAGAAGTTATGAGAACTAAAAAGACTAGCAAAAAGTATTAATACCTATCTTTTCATGTTGGTGATAAACCAGATCTACTTCACTAAGCTCTTTATAtaagtaaaaatacatatatactacaAAACTGGCAGCTAGATACGAGAGGTCTGTCTTCTTTGGCCAGCAGAGTCAATGTCCACTTCGCACTCTCACCCACCTCTTGGGATCCGAGGCACCTGCTGGCACGCCTCCCAGACACTGTTGTAGGAAATAAGGTTCTCCGGGCTACGGAAAGGAATCAATAAGGATGTATCAATAACCTAGGTTCCTGTTTCCTAAAAGGTCATTCCTGCTGGTCATTATTCTCAGTTATCAGTAACTTTGCTGTTAAAATGAGTTTTTTCCCCCTCCCAGAAGCAAGGAACCCCATTAACCGATAACCCCAACTGTGGCATCACTACCTCTGAGTTGGAGTGATGTAAAGCACTTCCACAAGCTGAGCCATGCCATCCACGATGTCCAGAGTGGCGCTCCGTACCAGCTTTCGCAGGGTGATTCCTGTAGCCAAACGCAAAGACTAAGCAGCCTGGTCGTCTTTCCAGAAGTCACCATCTGCTTTCCTGAGAGTCTAAGCCCTACAGAATTTGAGGTAATATGCACCCACATGCTTAACTGGAGTGCCAACACAAAACTCAGGTCTTATTTATATCCCCATGTCATTTTCTTGCTCCTCCCGCCATTCCTTAGTGGTATTTTCCAAAAGAGATCTGGAACAAAATCTTTCCATGACagcatgtattcattcattaaaaacagtggcttcggggcttccctggtggcgcagtggttaagaatccacctgccaatgcaggggacacgggttcgagccctggtctgggaagatcccacatgccgcggagcaactaggcctgtgagccacaactgctgagcctgcgcgtctggagcctgtgctccgccacaagagaggcccgcgcctctcaagacagtgagaggcccgtgcaccgcgatgaagagtggcccccacttgccacagctagaggaagccctcgcacagaaacgaagacccaacacagcccaaaaaataaataattaaattaaaaaaaaaaacacaacaaaaaacagtggcttcttgggacttccctggtggcgcagtggttaagaatccgcctgccaatgcaggggacacaggttcgatccctggtctgggaagatcccacatgccgcatagcaactaagcccgtgtgccacaactgctaagcctgtgctctagaacaagcgagccacaactacagagcccacgtgccacaactactgaagcccacgcacctagagcccatgctccgcaatgagaggccacAGCAATGGGAagcacatgcaccacaactagagaaagcccgtgtgcagcaacgaagacccaatgcagccaaaaataaattttaaaaaaccagtgGCTTCTTGACAACTGTGGATAAAACACTTCAAGTTTAAACCACATGAGTAGCCCTGAAGATCCATGAGACATGTACTCATTTATAATTATAGCATGATTATAATCAAGGCATGAATATACAAGCAGGGCTGGAGGCCACTTAACCTATAAGGGAGCTCAGAAACAGCATGTGATGTAATATGGGTGGAGGAGCCTGGGGACTGCCTGGGCCTGGGGATGGGGCTGATATCCAACCAGCATCTGTGGCAGTTATAATGTTAGAGAGACGGAGGAGCCAGGGAGAATTAAAAACCTTAAGAGTcaggcaagggcttccctggtggtgcagtggttaagaatccgcctgccagtgcaggggacacaggtttgagccctggtccaggaaggtcccacatgccacggagcaactaagcccgtgtgccacaactgctgagcctacgctctagaacccgcgaaccacaactactgaagcccgcgcctagagcctgtgcttcacaacaggagaagccaccgcaatgagaagcccgtgaaccgcaacgaagagtgggccccgctcgctgcaggtaaagaaagcccgtgctcagcaacgaagacccaatgcagccaaaaataaataaatttattaaaaaaaaaaaaaaagagtcaggcaAGGCAGGGGAGATGGGAACACAGCATCTGAACCTTGGCACAAAGGCTGACTTATGGAGGTCACATATATTACATAACTACCTTTGACTGCACTTTATGGGAGAAAGTTACATTACATGCTCAAAATGAGGAAAAGGTAAAAGTTTCAGGACAGAAGCTGTCATAGTAGCAAAGACCTATCCCATAAACTGAACGCTTATGTGTATGGAGTGGCTTACCCTGATCCTTGGGAAGCGAATAGTATACTGCAATAATTGCCTTGATGGCAGCATGGACTTGTTCAGAGAACTTCTGGGTTTCCTATGAGGTGATAAGCCAATTTCAGAAGGCAAAAAGGAAATGGATTAGATCAATGTGGTCAACCCATCTACTGTGGAAGACAGCAGACATCTGTACAGCATCATCAAACATTTTCTGAAGTCCTATTATGAGTTAGGCCCTGTGCTATTCTCATAACATACCAGAGAGGAGTTAGCTGGATACCAGATACTGAGCAGACAACTGATTAAGACATGAAGAAACAGCAGGAAAAACTTAGTCCTGATACTCTATATCCCAAGATATTTGTGACCTGTTTTGAGGTATTCACCATATCTTAgaccaggagttggcaaactaggGCCCAAGGGCCCAATCAGGCCCAATGCcaggttttgtaaataaagtgttactgggacacagccacacttttttttgtttgtttgtttttgtggctatgttgggtcttcgttgctgcacgtgcgttttctctagttgtggcgagcgggggctactcttcgttgtggtgagtgggcttctcattgcggtggcttctcttgttgcggagcacgggctctaggtgcacaggcttcagtagttgtggcacacgggcttcagtagttgtgcctcactggctctagagcgcagactcagtagttgtggcgcacgggcttggttgctccacggcatgtgggatcttccctgaccagggctcaaacccgtgtctcctgcgttggcaggcggattcttaacgcctgagccaccagggaagtcccaacagccACACTCTtgcatttacatattgtctacagTTGTGTTCACACTACaggggcagagttgagtagttggtctgcaaagcctaaaatgtttactatctggccctttacagaaaacgtttgcCAACTCTATCTTAGACCATTAACCAgttgtctgtctctctgcctctgtgtctgtctctgtctctttctaaCAGAATCTCAATATATCTAAAGGTAATTAGCATGGACTCTACAATGCTCAATGTTGACTATTTTCCTTTGAAGCAGTCACTGGTTTTCTCTTACCTTCTCTGTCCTCACTTCTCTGCTAAATTCTAAGCCAGCCAATTTGACATTGTTTCAACATTCAAACATATAATATCATAAAAAGTACCAGGCCATAAGAActggaattaaaataaaacaaaaaaacccccaaacattCTTTAATAGAACTAATGTGCTGAGATCCTAAGAAAGCAATtgtgattcaaatatatataattcaaataaaaCCATATTCTAATTTTTCATCAATGAGTAAAAAACCACTGTCCTGAGCATGTACAGAAAAATAGTTCTATTCTTGCTCCTCATGGTATCTTACTAGCTGTGAATTTTAGCCACAAGTCCTAAGTGTATTTGGAAGGAAGGAGTCAGCACATAAGAAAAATAAGGTAACATTACTACTCTCTTTGAAATAAAGATTGACTTTCTTCAACAAACTTTTAAAGTACTTTCATACAAttctctcatttcctcatctCCGATCTCTGAGGTATGTAAGTGGAGAGAGTTTATTACTGTAGGTGCAGCAAGAGaagattttttcatttcaaaacatcTAGATATATAattgagaaagagaatgagagtaTTGACTAcgaaaataaaataaggcaatgAATACgccattttaaaacaaacttactCCCAAATTAAGTATACCTAGCTCTAGAAAAACTGAGCATAGAGCATACCTGGCCACAGCCAACAATATTTACTttcaagtattttataataaagttttataataaagcacaaattctttgttctagcaattccacttctgggaatttttaCCGATATATAGGTATACACAAAGACTGTATTAGGCAATCTACcacagcactgtttataatagttacaaactggaaacaacttaaatgtccgcacagtactggttaaataaattatggttatATCCACTCTGTTGAATACCATGCTGCCATTACAAAGAACTGATCAACTTTATATGTGCTCCCAAAAATCAATTTGCAAGCTatgttgttagtttttttaaaaaggtccaGAAAAGTGTTTATGGTATCCTATCATTTGTGTAAACCGAAGCAGGTATATATACATAAGTGTGTATATGCATAGCCTATATATGGAATAATACAAAAGGAACAAGGGACAGGAGATATAAACTTTTTATCACATTTAACTTTgatatcttttgaattttatactgTCTACATTATTACTAATATAAAAGATAATTCAATATAGAAGAGTATTATGCAGTACAACAAAAAAGGTGTAGCTTAGACATTAGATAGAACCTAATTTAAATCCTAGCTCCACTACTTACCCACCTTAACCTGAGCGTCTGAGCCTGCTTACTCATCTGTCAGATGGGGATCATGTATGTGAAAACACCTAGCAAATAgcaagtgcttttttaaaaaaattatcagaaggGAAATAACCAGGATGAACTTCAGAATGAACCAATATTTAGAAGAGCTGCCCACCCCATGACAGCTACTGCATTTGGCAATTTGATCTTCAGAACAATCCTGTAATGTGAGAACCACCATCTtacttgacagatgaggaaattaaatcCCCAGCTTTGAGTGTAAAACgtggaaagaaaatgagaggattCCTAAGGAATAACGAGGCACCACAAGAACTGTAGGAAAGTGAAGCCCACCTGTGGTGACGGCAGTGGAAGTCGAGAGAAGACTTCGGTCAGAGTCGTGGCTGCCCTTGACACTGCCATAGCTGCCTCACCTGGGGGGGTGACAGAGGAGGAGGCGGGAGCCAATATGTTAGTGCCAAAAGGATAAGGCTCCAGCGACTGCATGGACTTTGAAGATAATGCGTTCCCTCTCCACCCTTGCCGGCAGAGACGTCtcaagaaaacaacccaaaatcAGTGTTTTACTATCTCAGTCTCAGAGGTGCCGAGGATGGGTAAGGCGAGGTATCCGCACAGACAGGATGGGGCGGGggaaagcaggaaggaaaggGGTAGGGACGCTGCAAGAGATGGGAGATGGCAGCCTGCAACAGGAGAGGCACTCACGGAGTCTCCTCCAAAAGGTTTCCCGATCAAACTCCTTGGTGGTCTCCCGGGCTTCGCCGACTAGTGGGCGCGGCGTGCGGGCCGGGCGGCCGCAAAAGAAAGAGCACAGGTAAGCGGAGCCACCTCCAGACCCCACCTCCTCCGCCCAGACCCCACCTCCTCCGCCCAGACCCCACCTCCTCCGCCCGGACCCCGCCGCCGCCACGGCCTCGCCCCTTCCCACCCAAGCCCGCCCCGGCCGTCGTCCGTCCCCAATACTTCAGCTCACCCCGCACTCCAGGAAGGAGGAACCGCAGCTCCCCTGCCAGGTGCCGGAGCTGCTCCAAAGGCGGAGGCAGGCTGGAGTCTGCGGCTGCAGGTGCAGCTGCGCTCGCCATCTCAGCAGGACGCAGGTAGTCCGCTGACTAAGCCGCTGCGGGAGCCGCACTGCCGTGACCGCCCCACTTCCGGGCCGCGGGTTCGCTTCCGGCAACAACCCGCCCCGCTCCGCCCCTGCCCAGAAGCCCAGCCGCGCCTCCTTCCGCGCTCCGAAGCGCGGCTACAcctcctcccgccccgccccgccccgccccggcgaCACAGGCCAGTCCCAAACCGAGTTATTTCTTATtgatcattcatttattgatattTGATTACTCGAAAACACCCCCGACTGAGGAAGCAGACAGCCCATAACCCTGCTGGAAAAGAGAACTGGGAACTAACCAAGGGTAGTCAGGGCCAGGCCCAAGTGTGCACTGGTTCCCTGCCCCTAATGTGGCGCCCTTATAGGCTGCTGagttccagacactgtgctaggtactttacATGAGGTAACGTAAAAAACACACTGGGTGGGCCACAGATACTCCCATATCCACCAGCCCCTGGCCTGTGGATCTCCTAGATTAGGGCTTTCTCTTCACAAAAGTAAATCAACCCTTTGCCTTCTTGGGGAAGGAAGGAATCATGGCATTATTTAGAGAATTTTCTGCAGTCCATTCTGCAGGAATCAGTAGTGGGTAATCCCCTCAACTCCCAGGCGTCCAAGGAACGTCCAAGGCTTGCCCGCCAATATTGGCCTTCCGCCTGCTGCTGGGGCAGACGCCTGGGCTACACAGGTGGATGATGAGACATGGCCTTCAGGAGCTCAGGTGGCTTTTTAACTGCACTATGAAGGTTCCAAGCTCGGCAGGGTTCAGTGTCCACACACAACGAATGAGAACAGGCGTCACCAGTGTCAACCAGGTCCGCAAAGGGGAGAATAATAAAGCTAGAGTACCATATGTCATATGAAGAAAGTAGCAGGAATAAATCTGCCAGATGTACAGCAGTAACATAAGTAGGTGAACAGGTAtgattttcaagtattttcctTGATGGAGATGAGACCTGAAGCTGTGACCAAAGCACCGCTGTAGCAAGCTCCAACACAGGTAAACCATCAAGGGGATGTTAAAAAACACCAGCTGGAAAGAGCAGAACAGGACCATTAGCTTATTAGCAAGCCCTGGAAGGGTCAGGTCTCACTAACATATTATTGGTGGCTCTTAAAAATATGTTGCTTTCCCTCTTGGGGGTTAACTGATTCTTTATGCTTCAATCACACTTGCTTATAACACTCACAATAGTTGACTTGTAGTTAGTTGTTTATTTTCCTGTATCCTTTTGTTCATCTTAAAGGCAAGTGTCATTTCATTTATGTTGAAGCCCTCAAATGATGTTTAAGGTAGAAACGAACTGAATATGTGGGtgtacagacacatacacatatatacagtaccctgttttttgttttttatttttggcagagTGAGGGGGGACTTGGGTatcagtattttttcttctctctgcatttttatttgaagTGGCATAATGAATACTGGAATATAAATTAGAAGATTTAAGTTATAATCCAAGTTTAACTACTATATGAGTCACTCATTCACCAAATAATTATTGAACACCCATTATGTGGCACGTACTGTGCAAGGCTCTAGGCAAGGGACACACACATGGGTGACCAAGTTGGAAAAGATGCATCATAGATCTTACATTCTAGTAGAGAgaagagaaaccaaaaagaaaaaaaaaaaaaggagggggaagaTAATTACAGATTGTGATgaattcaatgaagaaaataactGGGTCACAGGAGGGTAACTGGGAGATGGGCCCTCTGAGGCCTGAAGGACAGAAATGAGTCAGTGGAAGGAagtgcattccaggcagaagaaacaaatgaaaagcccAGAGGTGGGCGAGGTTAGCTGGAACATGATAAGCCAGGTGGAAACAGGGGCAGTCAGCAGGACCCAGATCAAGTCACTGATTTGCTTAAAGGGTTTTAAGCTGAGAAGTGAGTGAGCTgattaagattttaaaaggacCACAGTGCATGCTCTGTGGCAAACTGACAATAGGGAGGCAAGAGCAGCAGTGGGAAACCAGTTAGGGGTTACTGTAGTAGCCCAGGCaagaaaaaattatgatttaGACAAGGGTGGTGGTAACAGTAATAGTGGTGGATTCAGCACATGTATTGGAGGTAGATCAAATACGGTACTACTTGCTGATGAACTAGATATAAACTatgagggaaggagaaaatttgaaagatacaCCCTTGAGAAGATACCTCCTGGATAATTTATTGAAATTGGAAAGAACTGGGGGAGGAACCGGTTCAGGGATAGAAATTAAAGGTCCTGTTAGAGGTATATTAAGTTGAGATTCCTGTTAGATATCTAAGGAAGATGCAAAATGGCAGTTGCATATATAGGCACCTGAGGTGCAAAGAAGAGGTCTGGGTCAGAGATATAATAGATTTAGGGGCCATGGGCCTAGATGATACATAATATCCATTCTTAGTgtactatttattaaaatatgactATAAGCCCACCTTTTGGTAAGGGTCAGGTTTTACTTGGAATAAGTGCTCCTGAGAGACAGCCTCCATCTACATAATAGAAAACTGAACTAGACCCGGATCTAGTCACATATAAAATGCTGCTAAACAGAGAATATTCTGGCCTGTGGTCAGTGTTCACTAGGCAAAGATCTTCCCTACTTGTCTGTCTCTAATCCTGCTGATCATGTTTTACTGACCTCTTATGAGGCTGTGAACTCATTTCAAACAATGTTTTTGGATCTCTTATAAAACTCCAGATCATCACCTCAGATTTTGATCCATTAGCCCCATCAGATGAGTACAATAGATAAATTGTTAGGTAAATAGTTTTCAAACCCATTTATAGAAATTTGCTATAGATCTGcgttttttatttgtgtttgttctAAAGGAATCTCAATCCAAATGTAAACCTAACATATCAGTGTTTCATAAACAAGTGTACTGCTAGGACATCACTAGAAAGCTTCCACTGGGTAGCTGACCCACTTTTCTtgtgtgtctatttttcttttcctccctctgaaaCAATTTCCTTCTTCATTATCATAACCAATTTTGCTTTACCCAGAAGTCTCATTTATTCTACCATAAGTCTCTTCTTTCACTGTTTATCGATGAAAAAGCACagtgaaacaaacaacaaaaacaaaaagctcttTCACCTCTTATAAAACTTCCTGCCAAAACTGTATTTTAGATGTTTACATACAAGAGTGGTGGAAGAAAGAGCTTAGGAAGCACTCTAAAAGCAAACGAAACACCAGATACTAAAGACTGCCCTGCCAGTAAATTAGAAAACATGATCTATGGTGTTAAATTTGGGATTTGGGATTTAATTCATAACTATTATGCAATTAGTCCAACAAGGTCAAGATGTTCTTAAATTGCGTTTCTGACTTCTTACCTGGAGAATTCCAACTATAAACGTTACACTGCCTTGTAGGAAACGTCCATCAACAAAGATCCCAAAGGAAAAGCAGCAACCCAATTTGCCTTTAGTGATTTCACCAACAAACCATGGTCCTGAAAGAGGCAATGAACAAGAAAGGAAGTTAAAAAACTATGACTGATTACATACATCATGAGATGCATttatagaaataatgaaaaaatatgaaactagTCATCTATAAGCATTTATTTGTATAGCTTTTCTTCTTTGCTAATCTCTGTGTTACACTCAATATCCTAGCTAACCAATTATTTGCTTCTTTGCTCCATATTTCTCTAGATTATAAAATTGCCTGAGTATGCACTATACCTGGAATAGATTCCAGAAACAGATTGGAGTACATTCACAAATTTTAGAAGATTCTATTACAGTAGTAACCTCAATATAATGCATTAACATTTCCTTTAAGAAGCAAAAAGGTACTCCATAGATACCACAGTTAATTTTCCAGATAACTGAGATTTATTCCTTTACGCAATAAGACTTCAACCACTTTAATCATTCTAAAACACACTActttcttataaatattaatgaatgtATTTTAACCTTTTCTGGCTGACCCACAGTCATTACTTTGTACATCAACTACATACTCAGGGTTAACATGTACAAAGTTTAACTcacttctttgttttaatttttcatctgCAATGCCAGAATGACTTTTCTCTACCCCATATTATTATTTACTGCCCCTTCTCAATGTTCAGGCTTCTAGAACTACTGTATTGTCAAGAGTGATTAAGGGACAGCTGGATTTCCCTTCTCAAAATGTAATACCATCACTTGCTGGTAAGGGTAGAGTtcaactgggacttccctggtggtccagtggttaagactctgcgctcccaatgcagggggcctgggttcaatccctggtcagggaactagatcctgcatgctgcaactaagagcctgcatgccacaactaaaagatcccgcatgccacaacgaagatcccacgtgctgcaactaagacccggtgcagccaaataaataaatgaataaatattaaaaaaaaaaaaaaagagtagagttCAACTTTAAAAAGTCATAGGTAATTTTCTCAGATATATATTCTCCATTAGATacatattagttttaaaaagtgtttcccCTTTAAGtttcaacctttaaaaatgaaacaacttCTCCCCTTCTAATGTTTTCCTTTACAGCCAGGAACCAAATCACCTGCTTTGCCTCCTAGTGGAAGACAAGTGTCTAAAACAGCTTCAACCTATTTTCTAACAAGGAAACCAACCTCAAAAGGGGAATCTGGCATAGCTTGTTATACAGAATTGTAAAGGgtcatattatttctttaaatactttctgTTCTCTGGTGAGAGTTActaatgaggaaagaaaagtccAAAGATGGACTAAAAGTAGAAAACATAGACTAAGCAACAAATAGTCTAACCTACTCCTAAATGACTCTTAGTAAGGAACATTagtaaaaagctttaaaaagagaCTCACAGTGCTTTCTGCTTCCATAAGTGACTAAGTGATTTTGTCAGTATTGGGTATAGTAATTAATATAAGAGAAGAGCTCAAATGCCTGAACTCACTGCTcatctcagtttctctcttttttgagcTGAGTTTTTAGGAGTCACACGGTAGTAAATAGTCACTCAACTACATACTAGGCATTGTGCTTAATGCTGGGCATAGAGGGGAACAAGATAGACAAGACATCAATGGATAGTCTAATGAGGGGAGAGATGATACATACAGAAGATAATCATAAATTCTGATAAagtaatgaaggaaataaaaaagtatggTGAAATAGAGGATAAAGCTTTAAGGTGGTCAAAGAAGGCTGCTCTGAGGAGATGGCATTTAAGCTGAACTTCTATCTTCTATTAGGTTTCTACACAAATACTAATTGTCATGGTCCTCTTAGCACCCTTAAGTTAACTTGGTGTTGACTAAATGTCCTTTAAGTTAGGAAAGAACTTTATTTCCCCAAGATCACGTCGCAGGAAATGACTTATGAAGGAGCGGTGTGCCAGTCATTATGCTCTCAAGAACCTAAATGACTACTGTTAAAATTCTCAGTATATTCTTTGGCAGAATTCTCCACAATCTCAGGTTTCCTAATTGACTTACCCAGCACTGTATAGAGTGTCAGCAACAACACAGAATAGTAGAAGATGCTTATTTTGCTCAAGACATGAAGGGAAAACGAGGTCAAATTTACAAATCCTGGAGGTCCTAAAcagaataaatttgaaaaatccaGTGAACACATGCAAAGTTCAAGTTTTTTGTAATATTGTATAGAAGACTTCCATGGGCATCTACTACATTGTCAGCAAATCATTTGTTATATGGATGACACCACTTTAAATTCAGAAGTTGGCAGGAATTCTGATAAACCAACTCACTTAGAATTACAGAGggtaggggggcttccctggtggtgcagtggttgagaatctgcctgccaatgcaggggacacgggttcgagccctggtctgggaagatcccacatgccgcggagcaactaggcccgtgagccacaattactgagcctgcgcgtctggagcctgtgctccgcaacaggagaggccgcgatggtgaggggcccgcgcaccgcgatgaagagtggcccccgcttgccgcagctggggaaagccctcgcacagaaacgaagacccaacacagcaatcaatcaatca is a window encoding:
- the CCNDBP1 gene encoding cyclin-D1-binding protein 1 isoform X1, producing the protein MASAAAPAAADSSLPPPLEQLRHLAGELRFLLPGVRVGEARETTKEFDRETFWRRLREAAMAVSRAATTLTEVFSRLPLPSPQETQKFSEQVHAAIKAIIAVYYSLPKDQGITLRKLVRSATLDIVDGMAQLVEVLYITPTQSPENLISYNSVWEACQQVPRIPRDNKAAALSVLTKSVDLVKDAHEEMEQAVEECDPYYGLLSDIEEDNSDNHGDEEDILGCPSNRDSYWSEEDQELIIPCLALVRASKACLKKIRLSVAENGKKDQVAQLDDIVDISDEISPSVDDLALSIYPPVCHLTVRINCAKLVSVLKKALEITKASHVTPQPEDSWIPLLINAVDHCMNRIKELTQHEVES
- the CCNDBP1 gene encoding cyclin-D1-binding protein 1 isoform X2; amino-acid sequence: MASAAAPAAADSSLPPPLEQLRHLAGELRFLLPGVRVGEARETTKEFDRETFWRRLREAAMAVSRAATTLTEVFSRLPLPSPQETQKFSEQVHAAIKAIIAVYYSLPKDQGITLRKLVRSATLDIVDGMAQLVEVLYITPTQSPENLISYNSVWEACQQVPRIPRDNKAAALSVLTKSVDLVKDAHEEMEQAVEECDPYYGLLSDIEEDNSDNHGDEEDILGCPSNRDSYWSEEDQELIIPCLALVRASKACLKKIRLSVAENGKKDQVAQLDDIVDISDEISPSVDDLALSIYPPVCHLTVRINSKSCDPTARR